Proteins from one Pleuronectes platessa chromosome 16, fPlePla1.1, whole genome shotgun sequence genomic window:
- the LOC128459101 gene encoding retinoic acid-induced protein 1 — protein MQSFRERSGGYHSNQPCYQQEPHELSRLETYRQHPHHPHPQHPHPGPGPHPGPGPALTRTGYEPHSLTNPTSLPPVAGPGTGVGPKDCYSQQAYAGYPGNGGGNASGNGGSASTQAKKSYRGSKVPVPNPSQHLQGPGGYGTHMGSGNYSAQYMSEGHLQQKWDDPAQLTQYEQELVGRMEASGTPTPGPSQYLDQNILGLSQTQCHQPSAPAYTSPHHQSHPANPAPSSLMYSQSHLHYTQHSPSPSPYMEKCSPMPHCYKGYNIPPNSQYGRQMSSHSNLKQAGYRTAQNSYSYPQAPSRGYEQQTPLQTMANPQEPHPKYQHYSQPQQNYCLSELSVRSPEQYYQTCSPSSSHSPARSVGRSPSYSSTPSPLMTNPESFQYGQPPMTPGAASSSSSSSAGMQEQASTNTMLMPPRSHPSPNVTHAAPHNYTSTPQVPTMKERFSEKLLSNPSLWSLNALTSQVENISNNVQQLLLSEAMVANKKGSKRNSGGSNSSAGSGASSKKGEEYKSPPYPDGGGGVGGGPMQDPYSTPQHQPMPMELHEGGYSSSSDEQLERGYYYCGQGRSPAQAPNNTHLCLDTTSSCSMTSPDDMSTRSGDSGLHNLTPDATRCQSGQGGDGMSTPAKSISDERSPTSVTIPSPLKQESDSPLDIQHNNEPVKENFEESAWTEKSADKEEVTTEKTLDCDTDLDITISTEKLEQWRDTEKCPSLYSKVNKEVTEKSYCYEETLYQGVQSKYDHDVRDLVEQSPAALSDSSQKEQFGQEMKSDTFKSESPTASESSVKTLPFISGGDLEQDQYSTEKEDSSENTSPTPQVEALDESNSDKKESRDEEEEEEEEDREADEEDEEDEIQKRVQPALSPPLSAEAREELGEEEEVRKSTTEEQINNREGSEKPPADLYTDNECTGTPAHPNAAAVTAAADASARESAIGDTAPQPHSAMPVFSALNEKATPPAQTRDHIDHSDAKVLEPDSPQLPGKSILPSPPSWADTPPSPKKGDEDMEPGISCASAVTPSAKPEPMAPSAQPRAFGRKHARGRRRIMHSGVGIRRQLNLEREMEKEEEGAPSPTQKPCMSPSKTVLFSDQMDLVHQESIMRQTPKMLTDGFRSRMCTRSFNAPDLPPKVEPNVKRKPGPKPGSKLGPKPGPKPGPKPGPKPGAKPGPKPGPKHGIKPVAKPGPKPGPKPGPKPVPNELELPLKTETLMKRKPGPKPGSKPGSKPALKPAAKPGPKPGPKPTDVLPITDPAIIKAPVGRPKGSVSKAKHVKQEETTQPLTGLQIRGRKSLKATISQLNQDVRPVNQEEKQANCELKAPEKEGKNMVLRSRKPSQEKLSKEKEKIIGEDIMSHTVPEIKTSDVSPKVEEPVTVEQTRTLITNAVKNTDVPADPPIPLASPVPTEQSEEKTSLPLKREPSTELSTPTAKKKRGPKPKPKPLPFQPPQLEQNSSTPKDKAVRAPKRKRGPPKKAIVVTPSTKDTPNISETEMTLDVPVVPPQCPTKTKVLPPRKGRGQKYEAMVQKITSPSSKKHLPIPQIDSHLPDDVTAKALSQHVLKEGDTSVLKKDTETTEGEMKSIESRQEEVKQHQGAARKEEVTRERETHEASQVASTRDKVSQGLEEEVVNKPIAGQKNIKSEIQLNDGADQVWSLMDVPVEVKAAEEWQTSEGVSTAVTKSSRTKRKRWAMVESTDASIVALEAGSLIVTTPRLAKQRAIKNNHEMHLKQRRKKRKVQTPLEEVEQVEETNTETTEQQLERVEEKASPVESKLPVPVTLDEITEPPKVNSTELIQKPRRGRKPSANPTKRKRGKTLSEQIPGIPVKVHKKPGPKPGMKDAIEVIEAVVRAAGCEQAEKEVREKDEQEGMERENEEKEKTYIVGPMVTISEKQTETITVKRIRRRPVNQNSKLSFCPYVRINNSRDFSSWCAIVNKPEDAVIFQRRRKKGILRMKNPFTIAKVVPHTAAMLQGPLVNRNLIGKCLTCSLCGQPANYRDLGDLCGPYYTEDGVPRKLLTTAHTESLRGESEKSSEHSSSSSENPGNCLKNEDEDIAEKEANPEASSQEGSSNRTHHWHYRRAERTERTGREGGSRRLTLRERFRRMRQLQAISAGVSSDQEGSDSVFQRLQAEAEAKEHWAHENCAIWTKGVIMVAGRLYGLKEAANNSAQTSCYKCQIVGASLSCCWRGCSHKYHYVCAKEIGCTFHEDDFSIKCPKHEVRKQKTPNKSTNAYTVTHTHCHDRTPLQSQWATSNSSQLTCKTHAICWWRIFTAARAEGQMQRRMGEGTDRDEKLALDQNTPPTTAAWTCKIFQCTTSTTNKQAPPIRPGKGQHCPNSHR, from the exons ATGCAGTCCTTCCGTGAGCGCAGCGGTGGTTACCACAGCAACCAACCCTGCTACCAGCAGGAGCCCCATGAATTATCCCGCCTGGAGACCTACAGACAACATCCGCATCATCCCCACCCCCAGCACCCACACCCAGGCCCCGGTCCACATCCAGGTCCAGGACCAGCACTCACCAGGACAGGCTATGAGCCTCATTCATTGACAAACCCCACAAGCCTGCCTCCAGTTGCAGGACCAGGAACTGGAGTAGGACCCAAGGACTGTTACAGCCAACAAGCCTATGCTGGTTACCCAGGAAATGGTGGAGGGAATGCGAGTGGAAATGGGGGTTCAGCATCCACGCAGGCAAAGAAATCCTACAGAGGAAGCAAAGTGCCCGTACCAAATCCCAGTCAGCACCTGCAGGGTCCTGGGGGCTATGGTACCCATATGGGTTCTGGGAATTATTCAGCTCAGTATATGAGCGAGGGCCACCTCCAGCAGAAATGGGATGACCCAGCTCAATTAACTCAGTATGAGCAGGAGTTGGTGGGGCGTATGGAGGCTAGTGGTACCCCCACACCTGGCCCCTCCCAATACCTGGACCAGAACATCTTGGGCCTTTCCCAGACCCAGTGCCACCAGCCGTCCGCCCCTGCCTATACCAGCCCCCACCACCAGTCCCACCCTGCAAACCCTGCCCCCTCATCTCTCATGTATTCCCAGAGTCACCTGCACTACACCCAGCACTCACCTTCTCCCTCACCATACATGGAAAAGTGTAGCCCTATGCCCCACTGTTACAAGGGTTACAACATACCCCCAAATTCCCAGTATGGCAGACAAATGAGCAGCCACAGCAATTTGAAGCAGGCAGGTTACAGGACTGCCCAGAACAGTTATAGCTACCCACAGGCTCCCTCCAGAGGATATGAGCAGCAGACTCCTTTACAGACAATGGCAAACCCACAGGAGCCCCATCCCAAATACCAACACTACAGCCAACCCCAACAAAACTACTGTCTCTCAGAGCTGTCGGTCAGATCACCAGAACAGTATTATCAGACTTGTAGCCCCTCTTCGAGTCACTCCCCTGCCCGCTCTGTAGGACGTTCCCCCTCATACAGTTCCACCCCTTCACCACTAATGACCAATCCGGAGTCATTTCAATATGGCCAACCTCCAATGACTCCTGGGgcagcctcttcctcttcatcctcttcagcTGGCATGCAGGAGCAAGCCAGTACCAACACCATGTTGATGCCCCCTCGCTCACACCCGTCACCCAACGTGACCCATGCGGCCCCGCACAACTATACTTCCACACCGCAGGTTCCCACCATGAAAGAGCGCTTCTCAGAGAAACTGCTCTCAAACCCCAGCTTGTGGAGCCTGAATGCCCTCACCTCTCAGGTAGAAAACATCTCTAATAATGtacagcagctgctgctttcCGAGGCAATGGTGGCCAACAAAAAAGGAAGTAAGCGCAACAGTGGAGGGAGCAACAGCAGTGCTGGTAGTGGAGCATCCTCCAAAAAGGGTGAGGAGTACAAAAGTCCTCCATATCCTGATGGTGGTGGGGGTGTTGGTGGAGGCCCCATGCAGGACCCTTACTCTACCCCACAGCACCAACCAATGCCCATGGAACTACATGAGGGAGGCTACTCTAGCAGTAGCGATGAACAACTGGAGAGGGGCTACTACTACTGTGGCCAGGGCCGAAGTCCTGCACAGGCCCCTAACAACACACACCTCTGCTTGGACACCACCTCTTCATGCTCAATGACATCTCCAGATGATATGTCCACCAGGTCTGGGGACTCAGGTCTGCACAACCTTACACCTGATGCTACTAGGTGCCAGTCAGGTCAGGGCGGAGATGGCATGAGTACCCCAGCAAAGAGCATCAGTGACGAGAGGTCTCCTACAAGCGTTACGATCCCAAGTCCATTGAAACAAGAAAGTGACTCTCCTTTAGATATACAGCATAACAACGAGCCTGTCAAAGAGAACTTTGAAGAATCGGCCTGGACAGAGAAATCAGCCGACAAAGAAGAGGTGACGACAGAAAAAACTCTTGACTGTGACACAGATTTAGACATTACTATATCAACAGAGAAACTGGAGCaatggagagacacagagaaatgcCCCTCTCTGTATAGCAAAGTAAACAAGGAGGTGACAGAAAAAAGCTACTGCTATGAGGAGACATTGTACCAAGGGGTCCAGAGCAAATATGACCATGATGTTAGAGACTTAGTTGAACAGTCCCCGGCAGCTCTTTCTGATTCAAGCCAAAAAGAACAATTTGGCCAAGAGATGAAATCAGACACATTCAAATCTGAGTCTCCAACTGCTTCTGAGAGCTCAGTGAAAACACTGCCTTTCATTTCTGGAGGTGACCTTGAACAGGATCAATATTCCACAGAGAAAGAGGATAGCTCAGAGAACACCTCTCCAACCCCCCAGGTCGAGGCTTTGGATGAGAGCAATTCAGACAAGAAAGAGagcagagatgaagaggaggaggaggaggaggaggatagggAGGccgatgaagaagatgaagaagatgaaataCAGAAAAGAGTGCAACCTGCTCTTtcccctcctctgtctgcagAGGCTAGGGAGGAactcggggaggaggaggaagtaagGAAGTCAACAACTGAGGAGCAAATTAATAATAGAGAGGGGTCAGAGAAGCCTCCTGCAGACCTGTACACTGACAATGAGTGTACAGGGACACCAGCCCATCCAAATGCAGCAgcagtaacagcagcagcagacgctTCTGCAAGGGAGTCAGCCATTGGTGACACCGCTCCTCAGCCCCATTCTGCGATGCCTGTCTTCTCAGCGCTCAATGAAAAGGCAACACCTCCAGCTCAGACCAGAGATCATATTGATCACAGTGATGCTAAAGTGCTGGAGCCAGACTCTCCTCAGCTTCCAGGGAAGTCAATACTTCCCTCACCCCCCTCTTGGGCAGACACTCCACCCTCCCCGAAGAAAGGTGATGAGGACATGGAGCCAGGCATCAGCTGCGCCAGTGCTGTGACCCCCTCGGCCAAGCCAGAGCCCATGGCCCCATCTGCTCAGCCGAGGGCGTTTGGACGTAAGCATGCCAGGGGCAGAAGAAGAATCATGCATTCAGGTGTGGGAATCAGGCGACAGCTCAACttggagagggagatggagaaggaggaggaaggagcccCTTCACCTACGCAGAAACCCTGCATGTCTCCAAGCAAAACAGTGCTGTTCTCAGATCAAATGGACCTAGTTCATCAGGAATCTATTATGAGACAGACTCCAAAAATGCTGACTGATGGTTTTCGTTCAAGAATGTGCACTCGTTCATTCAATGCACCAGACTTGCCTCCCAAAGTCGAGCCTAACGTGAAGCGAAAACCAGGCCCGAAACCAGGTTCGAAGCTTGGGCCAAAACCAGGGCCAAAGCCTGGACCAAAACCAGGGCCCAAACCAGGAGCAAAGCCAGGTCCAAAACCAGGGCCTAAACATGGGATAAAGCCTGTAGCAAAACCTGGACCTAAACCAGGTCCTAAACCAGGACCAAAACCTGTGCCAAATGAACTGGAGCTGCCCCTGAAAACTGAGACTCTTATGAAACGAAAACCAGGACCCAAACCAGGTTCAAAACCTGGCTCAAAACCAGCTCTAAAGCCAGCTGCCAAACCAGGACCAAAACCCGGACCGAAGCCTACAGATGTTTTGCCCATCACTGACCCAGCAATCATCAAGGCCCCTGTGGGTCGTCCAAAAGGCTCAGTTTCAAAAGCAAAGCATGtaaaacaagaagaaacaacTCAACCATTGACAGGACTTCAAATCAGGGGCAGAAAGAGCCTTAAAGCTACAATATCACAATTAAACCAGGATGTAAGACCAGTAAACCAGGAGGAGAAACAAGCTAACTGTGAATTAAAGGCACCAGAAAAGGAAGGTAAGAACATGGTGTTGAGATCCAGAAAACCCTCACAAGAAAAACTgtcaaaagaaaaggaaaaaatcatAGGGGAGGATATCATGTCCCACACAGTACCAGAAATTAAAACCAGTGATGTTTCTCCAAAAGTAGAAGAACCTGTAACTGTGGAACAAACCCGTACTCTTATTACCAATGCAGTTAAAAATACAGATGTGCCAGCAGACCCACCTATACCGCTTGCCTCACCAGTCCCAACTGAACAATCTGAAGAAAAGACATCACTTCCACTAAAACGGGAACCTAGCACAGAGCTTTCTACACCAACagcaaagaagaagaggggTCCAAAGCCCAAACCAAAACCTTTGCCATTTCAACCCCCCCAGCTGGAGCAAAACTCCTCTACACCTAAAGATAAGGCTGTCCGGGCCCCCAAACGAAAGCGAGGCCCGCCCAAGAAAGCCATTGTGGTCACTCCCTCAACCAAAGACACTCCTAACATCAGTGAAACTGAGATGACTTTGGATGTGCCTGTGGTGCCGCCTCAGTGTCCGACTAAAACAAAAGTTCTTCCACCAAGAAAAGGTAGGGGACAGAAATATGAAGCCATGGTGCAGAAAATTACATCTCCAAGCTCAAAAAAACACCTTCCAATTCCCCAGATAGACAGTCACCTACCTGATGATGTAACAGCCAAGGCTTTGTCTCAACATGTCTTAAAGGAAGGTGACACGTCTGTGCTcaaaaaagacacagagacgaCAGAGGGAGAAATGAAAAGCATCGAGTCTAGACAAGAAGAGGTAAAACAACACCAAGGGGCAGCGAGAAAAGAGGAGGTGACCCGAGAAAGGGAAACGCATGAGGCGAGTCAAGTAGCATCAACACGAGATAAGGTGAGCCAAGGGCTGGAAGAGGAGGTCGTAAATAAACCGATTGCAGGTcagaaaaacattaaatcagAGATACAACTGAATGATGGAGCTGACCAGGTTTGGAGCTTAATGGATGTCCCAGTAGAAGTCAAGGCTGCAGAAGAGTGGCAGACTTCAGAAGGTGTTTCTACTGCTGTTACTAAGTCATCCAGAACTAAAAGGAAGAGATGGGCTATGGTGGAGAGTACAGATGCGTCTATAGTAGCCTTGGAAGCAGGGAGCCTGATAGTTACAACACCACGGCTAGCCAAGCAGAGGGCCATCAAAAACAATCATGAGATGCATCtaaaacagaggagaaagaagagaaaagttcAAACTCCTCTGGAAGAAGTGGAGCAAGTTGAGGagacaaatacagaaacaaCCGAACAACAACTGGAGAGGGTAGAAGAGAAGGCATCGCCTGTAGAGTCCAAACTGCCTGTGCCAGTCACCTTAGATGAGATCACAGAACCCCCTAAGGTGAACAGCACAGAACTCATTCAGAAAcccaggagagggagaaaaccaTCAGCAAACCCCACCAAGAGGAAACGAGGCAAAACCTTATCGGAGCAGATTCCTGGCATTCCAGTGAAGGTCCACAAAAAGCCTGGGCCGAAACCTGGGATGAAAGACGCCATTGAGGTTATCGAGGCAGTAGTGAGGGCTGCAGGGTGTGAACAGGCAGAAAAagaagtgagagaaaaagaTGAACAAGAAGGAATGGAAAGAGAGaatgaggaaaaagagaagacaTATATTGTGGGTCCTATGGTGACAATATCAGAAAAGCAGACAGAGACAATTACTGTGAAAAGAATCAGGCGCAGGCCAGTAAATCAAAATTCAAAACTGTCTTTCTGTCCTTATGTACGGATTAACAACTCTCGAGACTTTTCCTCTTGGTGTGCCATAGTCAACAAGCCTGAGGATGCAGTCATATTTCAGAGACGAAGAAAAAAGGGCATACTCAGAATGAAGAACCCTTTCACAATTGCAAAAGTAGTACCGCACACTGCTGCCATGCTACAAGGACCCTTGGTAAATAGAAATCTAATTGGGAAGTGTCTGACATGCAGCCTGTGTGGACAGCCGGCAAATTACAGAGACCTGGGTGATTTGTGTGGCCCTTACTACACAGAAGATGGTGTTCCAAGGAAGCTTTTGACGACCGCGCACACAGAATCCCTCAGGGGTGAGTCCGAGAAGAGCAGCGAAcacagcagtagcagcagtgaAAATCCAGGCAACTGCTTAAAGAATGAGGACGAGGACATCGCAGAAAAGGAGGCCAACCCAGAAGCTTCCTCGCAAGAGGGCAGCAGTAACAGGACCCATCATTGGCACTACCGACGGGCAGAGAGAACAGAAAGGACGGGTCGGGAGGGTGGTTCACGAAGATTAACTCTCCGGGAGAGGTTCAGGAGGATGAGGCAGCTCCAGGCCATCAGCGCAGGGGTCTCCAGTGACCAAGAGGGCAGTGACAGCGTGTTCCAAAGGCtacaggcagaggcagaggctaAGGAGCACTGGGCGCATGAAAACTGTGCCATCTGGACCAAGGGGGTAATTATGGTAGCTGGGAGGCTATACGGACTGAAGGAGGCTGCCAACAACTCGGCCCAAACG AGTTGCTACAAGTGCCAGATTGTGGGGGCGTCCCTCAGCTGCTGTTGGAGAGGCTGCTCTCATAAATACCATTATGTCTGCGCCAAAGAGATAG GCTGCACATTCCACGAGGACGACTTCTCCATCAAATGTCCAAAACACGAGGTAAGAAAACAAAAGACTCCTAACAAGTCCACAAATGCGTATA CTGTCACTCACACCCACTGCCATGACCGTACACCACTGCAATCACAGTGGGCCACCTCCAACTCCAGTCAGCTCACCTGCAAGACACACGCCATCTGCTGGTGGCGCATTTTCACTGCAGCAAGAGCGGAAGGTCAAATGCAGAGGAGGATGGGTGAGggg ACTGACAGGGATGAAAAGCTGGCTCTTGATCAAAACACCCCACCCACCACCGCTGCCTG GACCTGTAAGATATTCCAGTGtaccacctccaccacaaacAAGCAAGCACCACCCATCCGGCCAGGCAAAGGACAACACTGTCCGAACAGCCAtcgataa